tgcaaataaatgcacagtcactatttaattgaacagagatgacataactgaatccaatgatgaactgcctttaactctcatttttgcattattgacactgttttcctaatgaatgttgttcagttgctttgacgcaatgtattttgtttaaagcgctatataaataaaggtgacgttTAGAACCATAACTCAATTGATGATAAATATTTCTGAACCTGGTTTTATATACCACTGTATTTTTAGGTTGTATTCTATCTTTATCTTTGATATTCTTTAGAAGCTTAAAGTCAACTTCAGACACTGGAAATAACCATGCTGGCAGCTCTACAGTTAGgtaaataacacatttatttcagtttGGTGAGCCTCTTTTTTGCTTTCCATCTAAATCTGTTTAAATTAACATATACGTGTTCCCAGTTATTTTCCAGTACTCTTTTAACTGGGTGTATTTCTGAATGCCCCTTTATAGTCCCCAATACCAATTTCAGCTGAAGCCATTAAAACTCCAACAGGATCTCACCCATTTCTACCTGCAGTGTGGATACAGAAGATGTTCTAAATGTTCCATAGCATATTCTTAAGGCTTGATTTTGTGCTTAAATTACCTTTTTTAAGCAGAAATGCTGAAGATGATGCATACATTTACTGTGGACTCTATAAGTACATACTGTAGTAGAGACAGCCGGTCATCTACTCTCAATCTACTCCTGCCAAACATCTCAAAATATTCATTCCTCTTGACTATTATTTTTTGGATACATGTTCCAAATGTTAATTTAGAATCCTTTCAAATACCTAAAAATCTGATACATAATTCAAACTAGCCGTTACCATTCTTTCCATTAATTTTCAAAGGTTTTAGGTTAATGCAATTGGACTATAATTTGTTGCTTGTGAGTAATGTTTCCCGGGCTTTTCTATTGGAATAAATCTTCTATtggaagattaaataaaatacactttgaTTGATCTGATAGGTGTCTAATCATTCCATTGCATATTTCATCTTTACCAGGAGAAGGGTTTCTCACCCCTACCAGTACCTGCTTTAATTCGTACATAGTAAAACCTTTTTTTACAGTCAACTTTACgctaaaacttaaaatatttggattctcttttattttgttttctcttctcatctcttctgATATATTTCTATTACTATGGACcttgaaaacattttcaaataatatttcagctttttcaacatttgatataacTTGTTTTCCTCCACTAATTAAAATGAGTCTCTCTGCTCAGGTGGATCTCTCGCATCCTTCTTATCATTCCCCACATTTCATTCAAATCTGTCCCTTTTCCAATTTCCTCACACAATTTCCTCCAATGATTACTTTTTGCTCTCCGAATTGTTTTCCTAACATCCAATGACTATGATTTCCTTACCTTATTAGGCTAATGGGTCTATTTTTTATAACTACATTAGCTACATTCCTCTGTCCACCATGGTACATATTTCCTCGTCCATTGCTTTTCCCTATTACATCCATTGCTCTTCTATAAATAACATCACTTATACACTTAATCATCTTCTACTGAAATAGCATCTattgttaacatttttatttcacttatcTCTTGAAAATTTTCCCAGTGAGCAGATTTAAATTTCCAAATAAACACCGCCAGAAACAACATTTGTGCTCATTTAAAATTCCCtccacttaaaaaaacaacaaaacagctatcataaagtattttattttctaaaagttcTGAAGAGAGAAACTAAAAGgacagttaaattttttttagaattgaTGTGTGAATCTAGCGCATACGGTTTAAACTGTGCTCATATTTTGGTAGGTAGATTCGCACGGCTATGTGAGTGACCTCCGAACTATCCAATCACAAGCTTCTCCCACTAGCCAATCCGAGGATCCTGTCACAGAAGGCGGGACTTGTCACGTTACGACTGAGAAGCGAAAAAAAGATTCCACCCTCTTAACTTTACTGCTGTAAGTTAAACAAACAGTATTCGTCGAGGCAGGCGCCTCACTGGAGTCGAGCAGTTCGCCGAGATTCGCGTCTCTCACTCCACTGAGGCCATGAAGAGAAGGCTTCAGAAAAAATACATCATCTTAATTGTAGGATACTCCGTGGCGCTACTTTTAATTCCCTACGTACTAGATTACCGGAGCAAATCGCCCCACATTAAAGATGGATATCGGCAACAAAAGTGTCCCGATCTGGAGAGCACCATCGCCCTGTGGAGGAGCACCAGATCGGGCAACTCAACGGAGGTGAAGGACTATGGCAACAGGAGTCAGTCCAGGACGCACATATACCTCCACGCAACCTGGAGGACAGGCTCTTCTTTTTTAGGAGAATTATTTAATCAGCATCctgatgtgttttatttatacgaGCCCATGTGGAATATATGGCAGGCGCTTTATCCGGGAGATGCGGGTAGTTTACAAGGAGCAGTGAGAGACATGATGAACTCTCTGTTTAGATGCGATTTCTCCGTGTTAAAACTCTACGCAGGCTCGTCCAACATAACCACCTCTTCTATTTTCGGCTGGAAAACAAACAAGGTCATTTGTTCCGAGCCTCTCTGCAAAGCGTATAAAAAACACGAAATTGGTTTAGTTCAAGGAGACGTGTGTAGCAAATGCCGACCCAGAGACCTCAAAGAGCTGGAGAAAGTGTGTAAAAAGTACCCGGTGATGGTCATCAAAGACGTGCGGGTTTTAGATGTGGCGGTTCTGGTTCCCCTCATGCGAGACCCCGCCATCAACCTCCAGATAGTCCAATTGTTTCGTGACCCCCGGGCCGTCCATAATTCTCGACTGAAGTCTAAGCTAGCGTTGGTAAAAGAGAGCATTCAGGTGCTGAGGAGCAAGAAGCGGAGCGATAAATACAAGCGCCTTCTGGTGCCTAGCGACAGGGCCCATCGTGCAGAGAACTACGTCTCGAGCGCGATGGAGCTAATATGCGATAACTGGCTCAACGACATGTCGCTCGTAATGAACGCTCCGCCGTGGGTAAAGAGAAACTACATGCGGCTGAAATACGAGGACCTGGTCCTCAGACCCGTGGACGAGCTCCAGAAACTCTATCGGTTCTCCAACCTCACCCTTTCTCCGGCCATGGAGAAGTTTGTGGTGAACATGACCCACGGACGGGGTTATTCGTCGGATAAACCTTTCCTCATATCATCCAGAGATGCCAAAGAGGCTATTTACGCCTGGAAGGAAAGGCTGAATGTGGAGCAAGTGAACCAGGTCGAAGCCTACTGCAGGGAGGTCATGAGAGAGCTGGGCTATCAGAAGAGGAACATGGACAAGACCTACAACCGCCAAAACATGAGTTTATGGTATGTGTACGTGTCtgaaattatgtaa
This is a stretch of genomic DNA from Carassius carassius chromosome 10, fCarCar2.1, whole genome shotgun sequence. It encodes these proteins:
- the LOC132151783 gene encoding carbohydrate sulfotransferase 7-like isoform X1, translating into MKRRLQKKYIILIVGYSVALLLIPYVLDYRSKSPHIKDGYRQQKCPDLESTIALWRSTRSGNSTEVKDYGNRSQSRTHIYLHATWRTGSSFLGELFNQHPDVFYLYEPMWNIWQALYPGDAGSLQGAVRDMMNSLFRCDFSVLKLYAGSSNITTSSIFGWKTNKVICSEPLCKAYKKHEIGLVQGDVCSKCRPRDLKELEKVCKKYPVMVIKDVRVLDVAVLVPLMRDPAINLQIVQLFRDPRAVHNSRLKSKLALVKESIQVLRSKKRSDKYKRLLVPSDRAHRAENYVSSAMELICDNWLNDMSLVMNAPPWVKRNYMRLKYEDLVLRPVDELQKLYRFSNLTLSPAMEKFVVNMTHGRGYSSDKPFLISSRDAKEAIYAWKERLNVEQVNQVEAYCREVMRELGYQKRNMDKTYNRQNMSLWYVSLMCWRRTEGEQPDMKLHQKV
- the LOC132151783 gene encoding carbohydrate sulfotransferase 7-like isoform X2 → MKRRLQKKYIILIVGYSVALLLIPYVLDYRSKSPHIKDGYRQQKCPDLESTIALWRSTRSGNSTEVKDYGNRSQSRTHIYLHATWRTGSSFLGELFNQHPDVFYLYEPMWNIWQALYPGDAGSLQGAVRDMMNSLFRCDFSVLKLYAGSSNITTSSIFGWKTNKVICSEPLCKAYKKHEIGLVQGDVCSKCRPRDLKELEKVCKKYPVMVIKDVRVLDVAVLVPLMRDPAINLQIVQLFRDPRAVHNSRLKSKLALVKESIQVLRSKKRSDKYKRLLVPSDRAHRAENYVSSAMELICDNWLNDMSLVMNAPPWVKRNYMRLKYEDLVLRPVDELQKLYRFSNLTLSPAMEKFVVNMTHGRGYSSDKPFLISSRDAKEAIYAWKERLNVEQVNQVEAYCREVMRELGYQKRNMDKTYNRQNMSL